One window of the Diachasmimorpha longicaudata isolate KC_UGA_2023 chromosome 9, iyDiaLong2, whole genome shotgun sequence genome contains the following:
- the LOC135165843 gene encoding uncharacterized protein LOC135165843 has protein sequence MTQVFAIINSFHWIDHWKQVHRSYLSSSTRIALLITRNCVDSSAKKIKSVLHSFWQHELLNVVTITLTRSLPLIHTYNPFQMSDDNVPGKLLNVTNKFFPDKLKNLHKHPVRVAFYENPPYVYPRTYPAPMDGGDYALMTFLSERLNFTMKSTMKKSSFTDAFFQLSNAKRTASIADLLTEDADILGNSFYLESINGQELEILYPRWRTALVVIVPRTRPIRGILNMFSSIDLTVVILFSIVMVLLTVYLRVEKDTHIFIHIWRLLIYQHFDFIGTRASERLFCMSFVIWSFFLVEFYEGRLVNDLSSSFYNDIKTLRGLVDSKLPVLLPSWQWTVLSHSSIQERVELVEQLQIEGNFTKCAQRAVEVGDAGCTMDANAADYFKDHIAKNAYEETNDGAVKGQLRVMEEPLINFWRLHATRKTFFLKDKIDYVIAIIQEGGLLKKWESDEKDRQFREHLEEQKESVGMDKMGAAFQLLMYGHCLAAGQLFIELAWHAFKKNHLKGWDDSEDAFVG, from the coding sequence ATGACCCAGGTCTTTGCAATCATCAACAGCTTTCATTGGATTGATCACTGGAAGCAGGTCCACCGCAGCTACTTGTCATCATCAACGCGAATAGCTCTCTTGATCACCAGAAATTGCGTTGACTCCTCCGCCAAGAAAATCAAATCGGTTCTCCACAGCTTTTGGCAACACGAGCTCCTGAATGTTGTGACCATCACCCTCACCCGGAGTCTCCCACTGATCCACACATACAATCCTTTTCAGATGAGCGATGACAATGTTCCAGGTAAACTGTTGAATGTGACCAATAAATTCTTTCCGGACAAATTGAAGAATCTGCACAAGCATCCAGTTCGCGTCGCCTTCTACGAGAATCCACCCTACGTCTACCCCAGGACGTACCCAGCGCCAATGGACGGTGGTGACTATGCCCTGATGACCTTCCTCTCAGAGCGCCTGAACTTCACGATGAAGTCTACCATGAAGAAGTCGTCGTTCACCGATGCCTTCTTCCAGTTGTCGAATGCAAAAAGAACTGCCTCAATCGCAGATTTGCTCACAGAAGACGCTGATATCCTTGGAAACTCTTTCTACCTGGAGTCCATCAATGGACAAGAGCTGGAGATTCTCTACCCAAGATGGCGTACAGCTCTGGTGGTTATTGTCCCAAGAACTCGTCCAATTCGCGGAATATTGAACATGTTTTCGTCCATTGATCTCACTGTGGTGATCCTCTTCTCCATCGTGATGGTCCTCCTCACCGTGTACCTCCGCGTAGAGAAGGACACCCATATCTTCATACACATCTGGAGACTCCTGATCTACCAGCACTTTGATTTCATTGGAACGCGAGCATCGGAGAGGCTCTTCTGCATGTCCTTCGTCATTTGGTCGTTCTTCCTCGTGGAGTTTTACGAGGGACGATTGGTGAATGACCTCAGCTCATCGTTCTACAACGACATCAAGACACTTCGCGGATTGGTTGATAGTAAACTTCCGGTACTGCTGCCATCCTGGCAATGGACTGTCCTGAGTCACTCCAGCATTCAAGAGCGAGTGGAGCTGGTGGAGCAGTTGCAGATCGAGGGTAACTTTACCAAATGTGCACAGAGGGCTGTTGAAGTGGGGGATGCTGGGTGCACCATGGACGCCAATGCCGCTGATTATTTTAAAGATCACATTGCTAAGAACGCGTATGAGGAGACAAACGATGGTGCGGTAAAGGGACAGCTCCGTGTGATGGAGGAGCCCCTCATAAACTTCTGGCGACTGCACGCTACCCGAAAGACGTTCTTCCTCAAGGATAAAATTGATTATGTGATTGCAATAATTCAGGAGGGGGGTTTATTGAAGAAATGGGAGAGTGATGAGAAGGACAGGCAGTTTCGAGAGCATTTGGAGGAGCAGAAGGAGTCCGTCGGAATGGACAAAATGGGAGCGGCTTTCCAGTTGTTGATGTACGGTCATTGTTTAGCAGCTggtcaattatttattgaacttGCATGGCACGCTTTCAAGAAGAATCATCTGAAGGGATGGGATGACTCCGAAGATGCCTTTGTTGGTTAA
- the LOC135165826 gene encoding uncharacterized protein LOC135165826 isoform X2 yields the protein MRRSSYNNYRNIITSSTENDSCHSSDLDLQNPSGCHTQSPQTHPTCYKLPEFKLHITREKKFHRSSSSPNIPDKFSPDTHQHRQITYLEGTSSQKLRKEGASRILRAIRRCSEKVKAKDNSLSPKRDNSKSDVVILYQGEPTSNQNSPSTTPKTLVRTSKSDHTVVTQSNPSNQQKFYSRDSPRRPPKLLRRRRRPPHRRPLRRQSLNVNIIQESRVPDSERRSPSPYPRQSTNDVIRHMAHPVNERGNENKRIFPFQSTPSGNLKVIPNQVIFESKKVSVLVADPRHAKVNVKAEANKPEVEIGDTGQAKDLPPGVTPSAIDHLQAQRKLPRIPTQYVPRTQPQRSKLRQDQMEVKPSNQANHHRHQPGNEVPLASNADCVVHLGHDEFHCHLLVLQSYSTLFDEKNCKEIDLTESSVTSRAFSIIYDWMISCSSESCHLLRRDNILEIFTGAQVLGIKELEEQCWSFIENEELFSEDTAFLLYLEAKKIGNSAVMELMIPRIMKFFLMLVSTKDFLELSVDELCLLLRSDHICVNSEMEVLMSAVRWLMYDWETRKEYLLDVLKCVRFGLIAPWQLVDVKRNPENPEFMELMSYPEIQKMVDDGLSFVIIKYWYGNQTEDYYHWIELLGLTEPVNRNWAGEEKNYVTYREFLLYLEEYQRTKISELKTKNIDKSQTMSNDCTESPIRQPNNYQNFHNPRSSSSGQVNLPPSIGGRPSRCPRMPVGGQGAQRAPPGFGMPPEILNKYLSSLGSHSKVIIPGHADVSQTRNMANDVRCDQWKSNTGLNWIKMKQRKRGFYTANGEYSDSSRSEEEAATTIQAVYRGYKTRQTFQEIKKMSSEENQNARRVAQLLSIPSINKDNLHQPMEPVRLPEGGGMSGDPKRVNIETPERSPRFREPPEAIQTLHPPNPLDFDGGTSSVSQFFDTDTENSFTPRLHKSANTNIEETVLVFGGIDPHVEYGVPGNTGRDIYRYKSVENIWEFVGEIPEPRHHHSLCVLGRRIYLVGGGDPSEDNHQYQTPVVGTVWSYDIDTRSWYNESGLLTPRKNFGLVVINERMYAIGGQDKNGMALRSVEVFDPAEGTWRTAPPMHTARIGPASVKYGNYIWVGGGMTISKREPLSRDVECFDPSKNMWINIEPLRAPRCFASFYVMFDKLYLIGGAGRSLKKSGITESIDTIDVWDPELRIWRDFSKMTTGRHSHSTGSIGDQLIIIGGLTTIFMKTLKTIECFCFERSKWIRGVTSLPHAVSGHATVSLRSENHSRSY from the exons ATGAGAAGAAGCTCTTACAATAATTAT AGGAATATAATAACTTCATCGACAGAAAACGATTCCTGTCACTCATCCGACCTTGACCTACAAAATCCCAGTGGCTGTCATACCCAGTCGCCGCAGACTCACCCCACGTGTTACAAATTACCCGAATTCAAATTAC ACATCACGAGAGAGAAGAAATTTCACAGGAGTTCAAGTTCTCCAAATATTCCCGATAAATTTTCCCCTGACACCCAtcaa CATCGCCAGATAACTTATCTCGAGGGTACGTCGAGTCAAAAACTTcg GAAGGAGGGAGCATCCAGGATATTGAGAGCAATAAGACGTTGCAGTGAAAAAG TGAAGGCAAAGGACAACTCCTTATCGCCGAAGAGAGATAACAGCAAGAGTGACGTTGTTATCTTGTACCAGGGTGAACCGACGTCTAACCAGAATTCACCCTCGACAACCCCAAAGACCCTAGTTCGCACCTCTAAATCCGACCACACAGTAGTAACGCAGTCCAACCCATCTAATCAACA aaaattttattcgagAGACAGTCCGAGAAGACCTCCAAAATTATTGCGCAGACGACGACGACCACCTCACCGTCGTCCATTAAGAAGACAATCATTAAATGTCAATATCATTCAGGAGTCGAGAGTTCCTGATTCAGAGAGACGAAGCCCTTCCCCGTACCCGAGACAGTCAACTAATGATGTCATTAGACATATGGCTCATCCTGTGAATGAAAGGGGaaacgagaataaaagaatttttccttttcagtCGACACCGAGTGGAAATCTCAAAGTCATTCCAAATCAA GTAATCTTTGAATCGAAAAAAGTGAGTGTCTTAGTTGCTGACCCACGTCACGCAAAGGTGAACGTAAAAGCGGAGGCCAATAAACCGGAGGTAGAGATTGGTGATACTGGACAAGCAAAGGATCTACCACCGGGTGTGACCCCGTCAGCGATTGATCATCTCCAAGCACAGAGAAAACTACCTAGAATACCGACTCAGTACGTGCCAAGAACTCAACCGCAGAGGTCTAAATTACGTCAGGATCAGATGGAGGTGAAACCGAGTAATCAAGCCAATCATCATCGTCATCAACCAGGAAACGAAGTACCACTGGCGTC AAATGCAGATTGTGTAGTGCATTTAGGTCACGATGAGTTTCACTGTCACCTCCTGGTGCTCCAGAGCTACAGTACCTTGttcgacgaaaaaaattgcaaagagATCGACCTAACTGAG AGCAGCGTGACATCAAGAGCATTTTCCATCATCTACGACTGGATGATAAGCTGTAGCAGTGAGAGCTGTCACCTTCTGAGGAGGGATAatattcttgaaatatttacGGGAGCACAAGTCCTCGGAATCAAAG AGTTGGAGGAGCAATGCTGGTCTTTTATCGAGAACGAAGAGTTGTTCAGTGAAGACACGGCATTTCTACTCTATCTCGAGGCCAAGAAAATCGGCAATTCCGCTGTCATGGAGCTCATGATCCCCAGGATAATGAAATTCTTCCTGATGCTCGTCAGCACTAAAGATTTCCTAGAACTTTCTGTTGACGAACTTTGCCTACTCCTTCGCTCCGATCACATTTGCGTCAACAG TGAAATGGAAGTTTTAATGTCAGCCGTTAGATGGCTGATGTACGACTGGGAAACTCGTAAAGAATATCTTCTCGATGTTCTAAAAtgtgtcagatttggtcttaTCGCACCTTGGCAGCTGGTTGATGTCAAGAGAAATCCAGAGAATCCAGAATTTATGGAACTTATGTCCTACCCCGAGATACAAAAAATGGTGGACGATGGACTTTC ATTTGTGATCATTAAGTACTGGTATGGAAATCAGACTGAGGATTATTACCACTGGATTGAACTATTGGGACTCACTGAACCGGTTAATCGCAACTGGGCTGGGGAAGAAAAG AACTACGTGACCTATCGGGAATTCCTGCTATACCTCGAGGAGTACCAGAGGACGAAAATAAGTGAATTaaagacaaaaaatattgacaaatcCCAGACGATGTCCAACGACTGCACAGAATCGCCAATCAGACAGCCTAATAACTACCAGAATTTTCATAATCCCAGATCATCGTCATCAG GTCAAGTGAATTTACCCCCCAGCATTGGTGGTAGACCCTCGAGATGCCCAAGGATGCCGGTTGGGGGTCAGGGAGCCCAAAGAGCACCTCCCGGCTTCGGTATGCCGCCTGAAATTCTCAACAAGTACTTGAGCAGCCTCGGGAGTCATTCCAAGGTG ATTATTCCCGGTCATGCTGATGTATCACAAACGAGAAACATGGCGAATGATGTTAGATGCGATCAGTGGAAATCAAATACTGGATTAAattggataaaaatgaaacagagaaagagaggattTTACACAGCTAATGGAGAGTACTCGGATTCTTCAAGATCTGAGGAAGAAGCTGCTACAACTATACAGGCGGTTTATAGGGGCTATAAAACACGACAGACATTTCAAGAG ATAAAGAAAATGTCTTCAGAAGAGAATCAGAACGCGAGGAGAGTGGCTCAATTACTATCGATTCCCTCGATCAATAAAGATAATTTGCATCAACCCATGGAGCCCGTGCGACTGCCAGAAGGTGGTGGAATGTCTGGAGACCCCAAAAGA GTAAATATTGAAACTCCAGAGCGAAGTCCTCGATTTCGCGAGCCCCCAGAGGCGATTCAAACCCTCCATCCACCGAATCCCCTCGATTTTGACGGTGGAACGAGCTCAGTGTCTCAATTTTTCGACACAGACACCGAGAATTCCTTCACCCCAAGGCTACATAAGTCAGCAAATACGAATATAGAGGAGACTGTCCTAGTTTTTGGTGGAATTGATCCGCACGTGGAGTACGGTGTCCCGGGTAACACTGGCAGAGACATTTACAGGTATAAATCAGTGGAAAATATCTGGGAATTTGTGGGTGAAATACCAGAGCCAAGACATCATCACTCGTTATGTGTCTTAGGAAGAAGAATTTACCTAGTGG GTGGTGGTGATCCTAGCGAAGACAATCACCAATATCAGACTCCAGTCGTGGGAACAGTCTGGAGCTATGACATCGACACAAGGAGTTGGTACAATGAGTCAGGATTACTAACACCAAGAAAGAACTTCGGTCTTGTCGTCATCAACGAGAGGATGTACGCCATTGGTGGACAGGATAAAAACGGAAT GGCTTTGAGATCAGTGGAAGTATTCGACCCTGCGGAGGGTACTTGGCGTACAGCTCCCCCAATGCACACTGCCAGAATAGGCCCAGCAAGTGTGAAATACGGTAATTACATCTGGGTAGGGGGTGGCATGACAATATCGAAGAGAGAACCCCTCTCCAGAGACGTCGAGTGTTTCGATCCCTCGAAAAATAT gTGGATTAATATTGAACCCCTACGTGCCCCGAGGTGCTTTGCCTCCTTCTACGTTATGTTTGATAAATTATACTTGATTGGGGGTGCTGGGAGGTCACTGAAAAAATCAGGAATAACCGAGAGCATCGACACAATCGATGTCTGGGACCCTGAGCTGAGGATCTGGAGGGATTTCTCGAAGATGACTACTGGAAGACACAGTCACTCGACTGGTTCGATAG GTGATCAACTGATCATAATTGGGGGATTGACAACGATTTTCATGAAAACATTGAAGACAATCGAGTGTTTTTGTTTCGAAAGATCGAAATGGATTAGAGGAGTCACCTCACTTCCTCACGCAGTCTCTGGACATGCGACTGTTTCTCTTCGTTCAGAGAATCACTCCAGgagttattga
- the LOC135165826 gene encoding uncharacterized protein LOC135165826 isoform X1 → MRRSSYNNYRNIITSSTENDSCHSSDLDLQNPSGCHTQSPQTHPTCYKLPEFKLHITREKKFHRSSSSPNIPDKFSPDTHQHRQITYLEGTSSQKLRKEGASRILRAIRRCSEKVKAKDNSLSPKRDNSKSDVVILYQGEPTSNQNSPSTTPKTLVRTSKSDHTVVTQSNPSNQQKFYSRDSPRRPPKLLRRRRRPPHRRPLRRQSLNVNIIQESRVPDSERRSPSPYPRQSTNDVIRHMAHPVNERGNENKRIFPFQSTPSGNLKVIPNQVIFESKKVSVLVADPRHAKVNVKAEANKPEVEIGDTGQAKDLPPGVTPSAIDHLQAQRKLPRIPTQYVPRTQPQRSKLRQDQMEVKPSNQANHHRHQPGNEVPLASLGFTVEQPIDWEIVNLPEKTDLYEELARRITNYKNADCVVHLGHDEFHCHLLVLQSYSTLFDEKNCKEIDLTESSVTSRAFSIIYDWMISCSSESCHLLRRDNILEIFTGAQVLGIKELEEQCWSFIENEELFSEDTAFLLYLEAKKIGNSAVMELMIPRIMKFFLMLVSTKDFLELSVDELCLLLRSDHICVNSEMEVLMSAVRWLMYDWETRKEYLLDVLKCVRFGLIAPWQLVDVKRNPENPEFMELMSYPEIQKMVDDGLSFVIIKYWYGNQTEDYYHWIELLGLTEPVNRNWAGEEKNYVTYREFLLYLEEYQRTKISELKTKNIDKSQTMSNDCTESPIRQPNNYQNFHNPRSSSSGQVNLPPSIGGRPSRCPRMPVGGQGAQRAPPGFGMPPEILNKYLSSLGSHSKVIIPGHADVSQTRNMANDVRCDQWKSNTGLNWIKMKQRKRGFYTANGEYSDSSRSEEEAATTIQAVYRGYKTRQTFQEIKKMSSEENQNARRVAQLLSIPSINKDNLHQPMEPVRLPEGGGMSGDPKRVNIETPERSPRFREPPEAIQTLHPPNPLDFDGGTSSVSQFFDTDTENSFTPRLHKSANTNIEETVLVFGGIDPHVEYGVPGNTGRDIYRYKSVENIWEFVGEIPEPRHHHSLCVLGRRIYLVGGGDPSEDNHQYQTPVVGTVWSYDIDTRSWYNESGLLTPRKNFGLVVINERMYAIGGQDKNGMALRSVEVFDPAEGTWRTAPPMHTARIGPASVKYGNYIWVGGGMTISKREPLSRDVECFDPSKNMWINIEPLRAPRCFASFYVMFDKLYLIGGAGRSLKKSGITESIDTIDVWDPELRIWRDFSKMTTGRHSHSTGSIGDQLIIIGGLTTIFMKTLKTIECFCFERSKWIRGVTSLPHAVSGHATVSLRSENHSRSY, encoded by the exons ATGAGAAGAAGCTCTTACAATAATTAT AGGAATATAATAACTTCATCGACAGAAAACGATTCCTGTCACTCATCCGACCTTGACCTACAAAATCCCAGTGGCTGTCATACCCAGTCGCCGCAGACTCACCCCACGTGTTACAAATTACCCGAATTCAAATTAC ACATCACGAGAGAGAAGAAATTTCACAGGAGTTCAAGTTCTCCAAATATTCCCGATAAATTTTCCCCTGACACCCAtcaa CATCGCCAGATAACTTATCTCGAGGGTACGTCGAGTCAAAAACTTcg GAAGGAGGGAGCATCCAGGATATTGAGAGCAATAAGACGTTGCAGTGAAAAAG TGAAGGCAAAGGACAACTCCTTATCGCCGAAGAGAGATAACAGCAAGAGTGACGTTGTTATCTTGTACCAGGGTGAACCGACGTCTAACCAGAATTCACCCTCGACAACCCCAAAGACCCTAGTTCGCACCTCTAAATCCGACCACACAGTAGTAACGCAGTCCAACCCATCTAATCAACA aaaattttattcgagAGACAGTCCGAGAAGACCTCCAAAATTATTGCGCAGACGACGACGACCACCTCACCGTCGTCCATTAAGAAGACAATCATTAAATGTCAATATCATTCAGGAGTCGAGAGTTCCTGATTCAGAGAGACGAAGCCCTTCCCCGTACCCGAGACAGTCAACTAATGATGTCATTAGACATATGGCTCATCCTGTGAATGAAAGGGGaaacgagaataaaagaatttttccttttcagtCGACACCGAGTGGAAATCTCAAAGTCATTCCAAATCAA GTAATCTTTGAATCGAAAAAAGTGAGTGTCTTAGTTGCTGACCCACGTCACGCAAAGGTGAACGTAAAAGCGGAGGCCAATAAACCGGAGGTAGAGATTGGTGATACTGGACAAGCAAAGGATCTACCACCGGGTGTGACCCCGTCAGCGATTGATCATCTCCAAGCACAGAGAAAACTACCTAGAATACCGACTCAGTACGTGCCAAGAACTCAACCGCAGAGGTCTAAATTACGTCAGGATCAGATGGAGGTGAAACCGAGTAATCAAGCCAATCATCATCGTCATCAACCAGGAAACGAAGTACCACTGGCGTC CCTTGGGTTTACGGTCGAGCAACCGATTGATTGGGAGATCGTTAATTTACCGGAAAAGACTGATTTGTATGAAGAATTAGCAAGAAGAATCACTAATTACaa AAATGCAGATTGTGTAGTGCATTTAGGTCACGATGAGTTTCACTGTCACCTCCTGGTGCTCCAGAGCTACAGTACCTTGttcgacgaaaaaaattgcaaagagATCGACCTAACTGAG AGCAGCGTGACATCAAGAGCATTTTCCATCATCTACGACTGGATGATAAGCTGTAGCAGTGAGAGCTGTCACCTTCTGAGGAGGGATAatattcttgaaatatttacGGGAGCACAAGTCCTCGGAATCAAAG AGTTGGAGGAGCAATGCTGGTCTTTTATCGAGAACGAAGAGTTGTTCAGTGAAGACACGGCATTTCTACTCTATCTCGAGGCCAAGAAAATCGGCAATTCCGCTGTCATGGAGCTCATGATCCCCAGGATAATGAAATTCTTCCTGATGCTCGTCAGCACTAAAGATTTCCTAGAACTTTCTGTTGACGAACTTTGCCTACTCCTTCGCTCCGATCACATTTGCGTCAACAG TGAAATGGAAGTTTTAATGTCAGCCGTTAGATGGCTGATGTACGACTGGGAAACTCGTAAAGAATATCTTCTCGATGTTCTAAAAtgtgtcagatttggtcttaTCGCACCTTGGCAGCTGGTTGATGTCAAGAGAAATCCAGAGAATCCAGAATTTATGGAACTTATGTCCTACCCCGAGATACAAAAAATGGTGGACGATGGACTTTC ATTTGTGATCATTAAGTACTGGTATGGAAATCAGACTGAGGATTATTACCACTGGATTGAACTATTGGGACTCACTGAACCGGTTAATCGCAACTGGGCTGGGGAAGAAAAG AACTACGTGACCTATCGGGAATTCCTGCTATACCTCGAGGAGTACCAGAGGACGAAAATAAGTGAATTaaagacaaaaaatattgacaaatcCCAGACGATGTCCAACGACTGCACAGAATCGCCAATCAGACAGCCTAATAACTACCAGAATTTTCATAATCCCAGATCATCGTCATCAG GTCAAGTGAATTTACCCCCCAGCATTGGTGGTAGACCCTCGAGATGCCCAAGGATGCCGGTTGGGGGTCAGGGAGCCCAAAGAGCACCTCCCGGCTTCGGTATGCCGCCTGAAATTCTCAACAAGTACTTGAGCAGCCTCGGGAGTCATTCCAAGGTG ATTATTCCCGGTCATGCTGATGTATCACAAACGAGAAACATGGCGAATGATGTTAGATGCGATCAGTGGAAATCAAATACTGGATTAAattggataaaaatgaaacagagaaagagaggattTTACACAGCTAATGGAGAGTACTCGGATTCTTCAAGATCTGAGGAAGAAGCTGCTACAACTATACAGGCGGTTTATAGGGGCTATAAAACACGACAGACATTTCAAGAG ATAAAGAAAATGTCTTCAGAAGAGAATCAGAACGCGAGGAGAGTGGCTCAATTACTATCGATTCCCTCGATCAATAAAGATAATTTGCATCAACCCATGGAGCCCGTGCGACTGCCAGAAGGTGGTGGAATGTCTGGAGACCCCAAAAGA GTAAATATTGAAACTCCAGAGCGAAGTCCTCGATTTCGCGAGCCCCCAGAGGCGATTCAAACCCTCCATCCACCGAATCCCCTCGATTTTGACGGTGGAACGAGCTCAGTGTCTCAATTTTTCGACACAGACACCGAGAATTCCTTCACCCCAAGGCTACATAAGTCAGCAAATACGAATATAGAGGAGACTGTCCTAGTTTTTGGTGGAATTGATCCGCACGTGGAGTACGGTGTCCCGGGTAACACTGGCAGAGACATTTACAGGTATAAATCAGTGGAAAATATCTGGGAATTTGTGGGTGAAATACCAGAGCCAAGACATCATCACTCGTTATGTGTCTTAGGAAGAAGAATTTACCTAGTGG GTGGTGGTGATCCTAGCGAAGACAATCACCAATATCAGACTCCAGTCGTGGGAACAGTCTGGAGCTATGACATCGACACAAGGAGTTGGTACAATGAGTCAGGATTACTAACACCAAGAAAGAACTTCGGTCTTGTCGTCATCAACGAGAGGATGTACGCCATTGGTGGACAGGATAAAAACGGAAT GGCTTTGAGATCAGTGGAAGTATTCGACCCTGCGGAGGGTACTTGGCGTACAGCTCCCCCAATGCACACTGCCAGAATAGGCCCAGCAAGTGTGAAATACGGTAATTACATCTGGGTAGGGGGTGGCATGACAATATCGAAGAGAGAACCCCTCTCCAGAGACGTCGAGTGTTTCGATCCCTCGAAAAATAT gTGGATTAATATTGAACCCCTACGTGCCCCGAGGTGCTTTGCCTCCTTCTACGTTATGTTTGATAAATTATACTTGATTGGGGGTGCTGGGAGGTCACTGAAAAAATCAGGAATAACCGAGAGCATCGACACAATCGATGTCTGGGACCCTGAGCTGAGGATCTGGAGGGATTTCTCGAAGATGACTACTGGAAGACACAGTCACTCGACTGGTTCGATAG GTGATCAACTGATCATAATTGGGGGATTGACAACGATTTTCATGAAAACATTGAAGACAATCGAGTGTTTTTGTTTCGAAAGATCGAAATGGATTAGAGGAGTCACCTCACTTCCTCACGCAGTCTCTGGACATGCGACTGTTTCTCTTCGTTCAGAGAATCACTCCAGgagttattga